The following are from one region of the Sandaracinus amylolyticus genome:
- a CDS encoding PilZ domain-containing protein, whose protein sequence is MSSGRRVHERYALALDVTLKHPDGESAGLTQNVSLGGALIEIKDRITFGAEVRLRLRLPPLKEDAEIPAIVRWIKDGLVGIQFGSLRAKEVWAFNQMFKDAPKV, encoded by the coding sequence ATGAGCAGCGGACGCCGTGTCCACGAGCGATATGCGCTCGCGCTGGACGTGACCCTCAAGCACCCCGACGGTGAGTCGGCGGGCCTGACGCAGAACGTCAGCCTCGGTGGTGCGCTGATCGAGATCAAGGATCGCATCACGTTCGGTGCGGAGGTCAGGCTACGCCTGCGTCTTCCGCCACTCAAGGAAGACGCCGAGATCCCGGCGATCGTCCGCTGGATCAAGGACGGCCTCGTCGGCATCCAGTTCGGGAGCCTTCGCGCCAAGGAAGTCTGGGCGTTCAACCAGATGTTCAAGGACGCGCCGAAGGTCTGA